CATTTCGAGTCAGGGGAGCCATTCTTGACGGATTGAGAAAGGAAGATTGGCTTCCAAGGTCCACCAGGGACCGGGCGAAAAAAATCGAAGCGAAAACGGTAGAGCTCGAACAACTATTATTACGACATGTAACGGCAGAAGAAGTGGCGGCTTCATTGGAGATGTCGCCTGAAGAGGTGTATCAGGCAACGAATGAACATTTCTTCGCCAACGTGCTGTCCATGGATGAGCAATTAACCGATGACGATCATGAGTCCCAGCATTATTCACTGAAAGATGATAAGACGATCTCACCCGAAGAAGAAGTGTTAAAGGGCGAGAGATTGAGTGAATTAGAGGACAGGATCAAATCCCTTTCGGAAAAAGAACAGCTCGTGCTTAGCTTGTTTTATAAAGAAGAACTCACATTGACCGAAATCGGTGAAGTGATGAAGCTGTCCACCTCGCGGATTTCTCAAATCCACTCCAAATCCATATTTAAACTGCGCAATCTGCTCGACACATAAAGAGATAGAAAATCATATAAACTGGGTGATCTTATGGTAACGTTTCTACTCTTCTTATCATTTCTCCTGAATATCATTTCCCTGCTCGCGATTGTCATTTTATACTTGAGGCAAAATCGCTTTGTGCACATGGAAAGAGACCAGAAGAAGACGGTCGCCGAGATGGAAGATATCATTTCGGCTTATCTTCTGCAAATGAAAGAAGATCATGAAGAGTTTATTCGAACCTTCGAATCAAAGGTTCACGCGCCTGAAAAGGAACATATCCATCCGGGCGGGAATGATCCGGCACCGGATATGTTCCCCAAAAGGCCTGCAGCTGGATTTAAGGCTGCAACAAAAGCATATCAAGAAAGCAGCGACCTCAAGCCTCGGACCAATCAGTCAAAAGATCAAGACGAGCCTCCATCTGAACACGACCCCTTTCTGAAGGAGGTCATTTCTTTGAAGGAAAAAGGGATGTCCATCGAAGAAATTGCCCAAACTGTTGGGAAAGGGAAGACGGAAATCGAGCTCCTATTAAAATTCCGACAAATAATGTAGGAAGTTCTTGATTGCCTCGAACAGGTATGCTATAGTATTCATGGTGTTATTACACACGTTTCTCGATTGAAGCAGATGGTGCTATTTTGAAATGAATAGTTTCTGCCTTCAAGATGACTGAAACGGAGGAGAAAACAAAAACCATTTAGGAGGAAACACACATGTCAGTAATTTCTATGAAACAATTGCTAGAAGCTGGTGTACACTTCGGACACCAAACTCGCCGTTGGAACCCAAAAATGAAGAGATACATCTTCACAGAGCGTAACGGCATCTACATCATCGACCTTCAAAAAACAGTTAAAAAGGTTGAAGAAGCATACAACTTCGTAAAGGAACTAGCTGGTAACGGCGGTAAAGTCCTTTTCGTAGGTACAAAGAAACAAGCACAGGAATCTGTTAAAGAAGAAGCAGAACGTGCTGGTATGTACTACATCAACCAACGTTGGTTAGGTGGAACACTTACTAACTTCGAAACGATCCAAAAGCGTATTTCACGCCTGAAAGAGATCGAAAAAATGGAAGAAAACGGTACTTTCGAAGTACTTCCAAAGAAAGAAGTAGTACAACTTAAAAAAGAACACGAACGCTTAGTTAAATTCTTAGGCGGAATCAAAGATATGAACACGCTACCTGATGCTTTGTTCATCATTGACCCTCGTAAAGAGCGTATCGCTGTAGCTGAAGCTCGTAAACTTCATATCCCTATCGTGGGTATCGTTGATACAAACTGTGATCCGGATGAAATCGATGTCGTAATTCCTGCGAATGACGATGCGATCCGTGCAGTTAAGCTTCTTACAGGTAAAATGGCAGATGCTATTTTAGAAGCTAAGCAAGGTGAAGAAGCAGCTGTAGCAGCTGAGTAATGAAGGAAAGGTGATAAGAGGGCTTACCCTTATCACCTTTTTTTAAAGAGTATCCACATGGACTGCACTTATTGAAGAAGCAGGACATTTTATGACTGTCGCCAAATGGCGATAATAAGTCTACATAGTCAAACTAAGGAGGAAACCTACAATGGCAATTACTGCACAAATGGTTAAAGAACTTCGTGAAAAAACTGGCGCTGGAATGATGGACTGTAAAAAAGCGTTAACAGAAACTGACGGAGATATGGACAAAGCGATTGATTTCCTACGTGAAAAAGGAATCGCTAAAGCAGCGAAGAAAGCTGATCGTATCGCAGCTGAAGGTACTACTTACATCGCGAGCGAAGGAAATACTGCAATCATCTTTGAAGTGAACGCAGAGACTGATTTCGTTGCGAAAAACGAAAACTTCCAAAACCTTGTAAAAGAACTGGCTGACCACCTTCTTGCTAACAAGCCTGCTACTGTAGAAGAAGCGCTTGAGCAAAAAATGGCGAATGGTTCTACTGTAAATGAATTCATCAACGCTGCGATTGCAAAAATCGGTGAAAAAATTACCCTTCGCCGCTTTGAAATGCGTACAAAAGGTGATAATGACGCATTCGGTGAATACCTGCACATGGGCGGACGTATCGCTGTTCTTACAGTGGTTGAAGGAACGACTGACGCAAGTGTTGCGAAAGACGTTGCTATGCACGCTGCTGCATTAAACCCTAAATATGTTTCCCGCGATCAAGTATCTGCTGAAGAAGTAGAGCGTGAGCGTGAAGTATTGAAGCAACAAGCATTGAACGAAGGAAAACCTGAAAATATCGTTGAAAAAATGGTAGAAGGTCGCCTTGGTAAATACTTCGAGGACATTTGTATCCTTGATCAAACATTCGTTAAGAATCCAGATCAAAAAGTACGTCAATTCCTTCAAGCAAATAACGCTACTTTAACTGACTTCACTCGTTACGAAGTAGGAGAAGGTCTTGAGAAGCGTCAAGAAAACTTTGCTGAAGAAGTAATGAACCAAGTAAACAAATAAGATCGGCTATAGTTAAACATTTCTTTGTAGGGAACACCTAGTGTGTTCCCTATTTTTCAAGAAAAATTCTATTTTATGGAGGTTCCCATGAGCGTTCCGAAATACAAACGTGTTGTTCTGAAATTAAGCGGGGAAGCATTGGCAGGAGATGATGGCTTCGGTATCAACCCTTCTGTCATTAAAAATGTAGCAGAAGAAGTGAAAGAAATTGCTGAGCTTGGCGTCGAGGTGGCAGTTGTCGTTGGCGGAGGCAATATCTGGCGTGGTAAGATAGGTAGTGAAATGGGAATGGAACGTGCATCTGCCGATTATATGGGGATGCTTGCTACCGTGATGAACTCATTGGCGCTTCAGGACAGCCTGGAGCAGATGGGTATTGAAACGCGGGTCCAAACTTCCATCGATATGCGACAAGTTGCAGAACCATACATCAGAAGAAGAGCCGTACGTCATCTGGAGAAGAAGCGAGTTGTCATATTTGCTGCAGGGACAGGTAACCCGTACTTCTCTACTGATACGACAGCGGCACTCCGGGCTGCGGAAATCGACGCCGAAGTGATCCTGATGGCGAAAAACAATGTGGATGGTGTGTATTCTGCAGATCCTAAGAAGGATGAAACGGCAGTGAAATATCAAGAACTGTCCTATCTGGATGTCCTGAAAGAAGGATTGGCTGTCATGGATTCAACAGCTTCATCCCTTTGCATGGACAATGATATTCCACTTATTGTATTCTCTATTATGGAGAATGGAAATATCAAAAGAGCAGTAACAGGTGAAAATATTGGTACAATCGTTAGGGGGAAAGCATAATGCCAAACACGATCATTGCAAATGCGAAAGAAAGAATGACCAAAGCGGTCCAAACATTTTCTCGTGAATTAGCGAGCATCCGTGCAGGAAGAGCCAACGCTTCACTGCTGGATAAAATCTCAGTAGATTACTACGGTGCACCGACACCGGTCAACCAGTTAGCGGGGATTTCCATTCCTGAAGCACGTATGCTGGTGATCCAACCATATGATAAAACCGCTTTAGGTGATATCGAGAAGGCTATCCTGAAATCAGATTTGGGCATCACGCCAACAAGCGATGGTAACATCATCCGAATCGTTGTTCCTGCATTGACGGAAGAGCGTCGTAAAGAGCTTGTGAAACTTGTGAAAAAAGAAGCGGAAGATGCGAAAGTCGCGATCCGTAATATTCGCCGTGATGCGAATGATGATCTTAAGAAGAAAGAAAAAAGTGGAGACATCACTGAAGATGATCTTCGTGGATACTCTGACGATGTTCAAAAAGCGACCGATGAAAGCATTGTGAAAATTGATGCGATCGCGAAAGAAAAAGAGCAGGAAATGTTAGAGGTATAATCACTCATAATGTAAACCTAAGGGGCTGTCCTATAAGTGAACTCATATTCCTTATGGGCCGGTCCCTTTGTTTTTGCTTGTGGTTCTAAAAGAATGATGGCCAATTCAAAAGTTTCCTGTCCGGTGCTGAAGATTGGTCAGTCTGGGACAGGTTCCTATGGATGTACATAATCTATTTTCATGAAGATATCTTCCTTATTTTTTGATATGATAGTAAGGGTAAATATTTTTTTGATTGTTGGTGGAGGATTTTTTATGCTAAACAAGCTTAAACAATGGAAGAGACAACATACTTCTGAGGAAGTGGAAGAAAGATTTCAGGAATTACGTAAACACCCGATTCCGGGTCATATAGCGATTATCATGGACGGAAATGGAAGATGGGCCAAAAAGAGGGCGCTGCCCCGGGTGGCAGGTCATCACGAGGGCATGAAATGTGTCCGTAAAATTACGAGACTTGCAAATGAACTCGGAATAGAAGCGTTGACTTTGTATGCCTTTTCGACTGAGAATTGGAAACGTCCAAAGATGGAAGTGGAATTCCTTATGAAATTGCCTGAGGAATTTCTCGGAACGTTCCTTCCTGAATTGGTAGAGGAAAATGTGCAGGTGAAGATGATCGGATCTCCTGAAGCTTTACCAAACCATACAAAAGCTGCTGTCACAAAAGCGATGGAAGCGACAAAGCACAATGATGGTCTCATATTGAATTTTGCTTTAAACTATGGGAGCCGGTCGGAAATTATAGATTCCATGAAGAGTGTCTTAAAAGATGTCCAGAATGGAATACTAGAAGAAAGTGATTTAAATGAAGAAGTGTTTTCAAGTTATTTAATGACAAAAGATCTAAAAGACCCGGACCTGCTTATCCGAACGAGTGGTGAGATCCGCTTGAGTAATTTTATGCTATGGCAATTGGCTTATACCGAGTTCTTCTTTACAGACGTACTGTGGCCTGATTTTGGCAAGGAACAATTAACTGAAGCCATCGAAGCATATCAAGGCCGTTCGCGAAGATTCGGCGGGTTACAAAGCGAGGAATCATAATGAAGCAAAGAATTATTACAGCAGTGATTGCGGCAGCGATCTTTTTACCAATCATCATATACGGTGAAACACCATTTATGGTCTTGATGTATTTGATTGCATCCATTAGTTTATATGAAGCGTTAAAAATGAGGGGGCAGTGGATCCTCACGATTCCAGGCTTGCTATCCCTGGCTCTGTTATGGGTATTTCTGATCCCACAGGAAGCGATCGGCATCATCAACGATTTTGGCTATTCGAAAATAGAGTTGGCATTTCTTGCTGTACTGCTATTCTTGACATATACGGTTGCCACGAAGAATCGCTTTAATTTTGACGATGTGGCATATTCGATTCTAAGCGTCCTTTACGTGGGAATCGGGTATTATTATTTCATGGAAATCCGCCTGGAAGAAGGGGTTCAGTACGTTTTCTACGCCCTCTTCATCATTTGGGCCACCGATTCCGGTGCATACTTCATCGGTAAAGCGATGGGGAAAAAGAAACTTTGGCCAGAAATAAGTCCGAATAAAACCATTGAAGGATTCATCGGCGGCATCATTTGTGCAGTGATTGTCGGTGTCATCATGACGTTTTTCACGGACCTTCATATGTCTGTTCCGAAACTGATCATCGTAACAGCGATCCTCTCTGTTTTTGGACAAGTCGGTGATCTGGTGGAGTCTGGACTAAAGAGGCATTACAAAGTGAAAGACTCGGGGCATATCCTGCCTGGTCATGGCGGGATGCTTGATCGTTTTGACAGCTTATTATTCGTACTCCCGCTCCTTCACTTCCTATTATAAGGCCGGACAGCAATGTGAATATGTTCAGAGAGGAGATCAGTGAATGAAGAATATCAGTTTAATGGGTGC
The nucleotide sequence above comes from Bacillus sp. KH172YL63. Encoded proteins:
- a CDS encoding FliA/WhiG family RNA polymerase sigma factor; this encodes MSQQPPRTDEHQYWEKWINSRDTEAGDILVKKYMPLVSYHVQRISVGLPKNVSREDIKSLGLMGLLDALQKFDPTRDLKFDTYASFRVRGAILDGLRKEDWLPRSTRDRAKKIEAKTVELEQLLLRHVTAEEVAASLEMSPEEVYQATNEHFFANVLSMDEQLTDDDHESQHYSLKDDKTISPEEEVLKGERLSELEDRIKSLSEKEQLVLSLFYKEELTLTEIGEVMKLSTSRISQIHSKSIFKLRNLLDT
- the rpsB gene encoding 30S ribosomal protein S2, giving the protein MSVISMKQLLEAGVHFGHQTRRWNPKMKRYIFTERNGIYIIDLQKTVKKVEEAYNFVKELAGNGGKVLFVGTKKQAQESVKEEAERAGMYYINQRWLGGTLTNFETIQKRISRLKEIEKMEENGTFEVLPKKEVVQLKKEHERLVKFLGGIKDMNTLPDALFIIDPRKERIAVAEARKLHIPIVGIVDTNCDPDEIDVVIPANDDAIRAVKLLTGKMADAILEAKQGEEAAVAAE
- the tsf gene encoding translation elongation factor Ts, which produces MAITAQMVKELREKTGAGMMDCKKALTETDGDMDKAIDFLREKGIAKAAKKADRIAAEGTTYIASEGNTAIIFEVNAETDFVAKNENFQNLVKELADHLLANKPATVEEALEQKMANGSTVNEFINAAIAKIGEKITLRRFEMRTKGDNDAFGEYLHMGGRIAVLTVVEGTTDASVAKDVAMHAAALNPKYVSRDQVSAEEVEREREVLKQQALNEGKPENIVEKMVEGRLGKYFEDICILDQTFVKNPDQKVRQFLQANNATLTDFTRYEVGEGLEKRQENFAEEVMNQVNK
- the pyrH gene encoding UMP kinase, which codes for MSVPKYKRVVLKLSGEALAGDDGFGINPSVIKNVAEEVKEIAELGVEVAVVVGGGNIWRGKIGSEMGMERASADYMGMLATVMNSLALQDSLEQMGIETRVQTSIDMRQVAEPYIRRRAVRHLEKKRVVIFAAGTGNPYFSTDTTAALRAAEIDAEVILMAKNNVDGVYSADPKKDETAVKYQELSYLDVLKEGLAVMDSTASSLCMDNDIPLIVFSIMENGNIKRAVTGENIGTIVRGKA
- the frr gene encoding ribosome recycling factor — encoded protein: MPNTIIANAKERMTKAVQTFSRELASIRAGRANASLLDKISVDYYGAPTPVNQLAGISIPEARMLVIQPYDKTALGDIEKAILKSDLGITPTSDGNIIRIVVPALTEERRKELVKLVKKEAEDAKVAIRNIRRDANDDLKKKEKSGDITEDDLRGYSDDVQKATDESIVKIDAIAKEKEQEMLEV
- a CDS encoding isoprenyl transferase, which gives rise to MLNKLKQWKRQHTSEEVEERFQELRKHPIPGHIAIIMDGNGRWAKKRALPRVAGHHEGMKCVRKITRLANELGIEALTLYAFSTENWKRPKMEVEFLMKLPEEFLGTFLPELVEENVQVKMIGSPEALPNHTKAAVTKAMEATKHNDGLILNFALNYGSRSEIIDSMKSVLKDVQNGILEESDLNEEVFSSYLMTKDLKDPDLLIRTSGEIRLSNFMLWQLAYTEFFFTDVLWPDFGKEQLTEAIEAYQGRSRRFGGLQSEES
- a CDS encoding phosphatidate cytidylyltransferase, encoding MKQRIITAVIAAAIFLPIIIYGETPFMVLMYLIASISLYEALKMRGQWILTIPGLLSLALLWVFLIPQEAIGIINDFGYSKIELAFLAVLLFLTYTVATKNRFNFDDVAYSILSVLYVGIGYYYFMEIRLEEGVQYVFYALFIIWATDSGAYFIGKAMGKKKLWPEISPNKTIEGFIGGIICAVIVGVIMTFFTDLHMSVPKLIIVTAILSVFGQVGDLVESGLKRHYKVKDSGHILPGHGGMLDRFDSLLFVLPLLHFLL